From Halococcus saccharolyticus DSM 5350, a single genomic window includes:
- a CDS encoding bile acid:sodium symporter family protein — MPVVLESLARLAVLVFVVASMLAMGLSLTLDQIVTPLRNTRRVAKALLANFVVVPLVAFGILLVVPLSEPQSIGLVLLATAAGAPFLPTLVQAAKGDVAFGVGLMVLLMVVTVAYVPLVLPLLLPGVEVNPLDIASSLVVLMLLPLAAGLVIRSRYAGVASTLQPTMAQTASTSLVLLMVLMLVLNFENIVGVIGTGLIVALLVLVVLSLAAGYVLGGPTVETRSVVGLGTAQRNISAALVVGAGNFTDPDVIVTLLVGALMMLAVLLVVGGELGKRTDRSNSTRMTEEVVSDD; from the coding sequence ATGCCGGTAGTTCTGGAGTCGCTGGCTCGGCTCGCGGTGCTGGTCTTCGTCGTGGCCAGCATGCTCGCGATGGGACTGAGCCTGACCCTCGATCAGATCGTCACCCCGCTCAGGAACACGCGACGCGTCGCGAAGGCACTGCTTGCCAACTTCGTCGTGGTGCCGCTGGTCGCCTTCGGGATCCTCCTCGTCGTGCCCCTCTCGGAGCCACAGTCGATCGGCCTCGTGCTGCTCGCGACCGCCGCCGGAGCGCCGTTCCTGCCGACACTGGTCCAGGCCGCCAAGGGTGACGTCGCGTTCGGTGTGGGACTCATGGTCCTACTGATGGTGGTGACGGTCGCGTACGTCCCGCTGGTGTTGCCGCTGTTGCTCCCCGGCGTCGAGGTGAACCCGCTCGACATCGCGAGTTCGCTCGTCGTGTTGATGCTCCTGCCGCTGGCCGCTGGCCTGGTGATCAGAAGTCGGTACGCGGGCGTGGCGTCGACGTTGCAGCCGACGATGGCACAGACCGCCAGCACGTCGCTGGTCCTCCTGATGGTGCTCATGCTGGTGTTGAACTTCGAGAACATCGTCGGTGTCATCGGGACCGGACTCATCGTCGCCCTGTTGGTGCTCGTCGTCCTCTCGCTGGCGGCTGGATACGTGCTGGGTGGGCCGACCGTCGAGACCAGGTCCGTCGTCGGGCTGGGAACGGCACAACGGAACATCTCCGCCGCGCTCGTCGTGGGCGCGGGGAACTTCACGGATCCCGACGTGATCGTCACGCTCCTGGTCGGCGCACTGATGATGCTGGCGGTGCTGTTGGTCGTCGGCGGCGAACTCGGGAAGCGCACGGATCGATCGAACTCGACACGGATGACCGAGGAGGTGGTGTCTGACGATTGA
- a CDS encoding arylsulfatase, which produces MANQEFHGRIGRTYDESEPWWPDQARASEDAPNVLLITLDDVGFGHWGCYGGIADTPNIDRLAENGLQYNNFHTTAICSPTRSCLMTGRNHHSNGMASIAEVSTGFPGYNAHIPHENGFLPETLVEEGYSTYALGKWHLTPSETNSAAGPYDQWPLGRGFERYYGFLGGDTDQYTPSLVHDNHQVDPPTTPEEGYHLTEDIAQRAIDFIGDAKQVDPDKPFFTYFCPGACHAPHQVPEEWIEKYEGEFDMGWDEAREQILERQKELGVVPENTELSPQNEDVRAWDSLSDDEQRLYARMMEIFAGFLEHTDHQIGKVLDYLEELGERENTLVMVLSDNGASAEGGPNGSVDENHFFNNVEEDLEENLEAMDDLGGPEYFNHYPWGWTWAGNTPFRRWKRETYRGGASDPFVLSWPEGIEASGEIREQFIHAIDVVPTVLECLDIDAPDEIKGVPQSPIEGTSFAYSFEEPDAPERHTTQYFEMFATRAIYHDGWRAVHPWEFNKPITTEDLSATSLEDSGWELYHVAEDFSEAHDVSDEHPEKLLELIQLWWTEAGKHDVLPLDGRGTQRFAEERPEPGRPRDTYVYYPGGQPIPENAAVKVLNRDHSITADLTTADGEDEGVLIANGSRSGGYSLYVMDGQLRYVHNYVGKEEYEVIADEPLPEGEVSVRMEFETTGDLDLENGEGRPGTVRLYYGDEQVGEGEIPVTIPITTGLTAGLSCGRDATNAVSDVYRDRAPFAFTGDLDRVTVDVSGDAVVHHEAEMDRIMARE; this is translated from the coding sequence ATGGCAAATCAGGAATTTCACGGCCGCATTGGACGCACGTACGACGAATCCGAACCGTGGTGGCCCGACCAGGCGCGAGCGTCGGAGGACGCACCGAACGTTCTGTTGATCACCCTCGACGACGTCGGGTTCGGCCACTGGGGCTGTTATGGCGGGATCGCCGACACGCCCAACATCGACCGTCTCGCCGAGAACGGCCTTCAGTACAACAACTTCCACACGACGGCGATCTGTTCGCCGACCCGGAGTTGTCTGATGACCGGGCGGAACCACCACTCCAACGGGATGGCCAGCATCGCCGAGGTATCGACGGGATTTCCGGGATACAACGCCCACATCCCCCACGAGAACGGGTTCCTCCCCGAGACGCTCGTGGAGGAGGGCTACAGCACCTACGCGCTCGGCAAGTGGCACCTGACTCCCTCGGAGACGAACAGCGCTGCGGGACCGTACGATCAGTGGCCGCTCGGCCGTGGCTTCGAACGATACTACGGATTCCTCGGTGGCGACACCGACCAGTACACACCTTCGCTCGTTCACGACAACCACCAGGTCGATCCACCGACGACGCCGGAGGAGGGCTATCACCTCACCGAGGACATCGCCCAGCGCGCCATCGACTTCATCGGTGACGCCAAACAGGTCGATCCCGACAAGCCCTTCTTCACGTACTTCTGTCCCGGTGCGTGTCACGCACCGCACCAGGTGCCCGAGGAGTGGATCGAGAAGTACGAAGGCGAGTTCGACATGGGATGGGACGAGGCGCGCGAGCAGATTCTGGAGCGCCAGAAAGAACTCGGCGTCGTCCCGGAGAACACGGAGCTGTCGCCACAGAACGAGGACGTCCGAGCGTGGGATTCGCTCTCCGATGACGAACAACGCCTCTACGCCAGGATGATGGAGATATTCGCCGGGTTCCTCGAACACACCGACCACCAGATCGGCAAAGTCCTCGACTACCTCGAAGAGCTCGGCGAGCGGGAGAACACCCTCGTGATGGTGCTCTCGGACAACGGTGCGAGCGCGGAAGGTGGCCCGAACGGTTCCGTCGACGAGAATCACTTCTTCAACAACGTTGAGGAAGATCTAGAGGAAAACCTCGAAGCGATGGACGACCTCGGCGGCCCGGAGTACTTCAATCACTACCCGTGGGGCTGGACGTGGGCCGGCAACACGCCGTTCCGCCGCTGGAAACGCGAGACCTACCGTGGCGGCGCGAGCGATCCGTTCGTGCTCTCGTGGCCCGAGGGTATCGAGGCTAGTGGCGAGATTCGCGAGCAGTTCATCCACGCCATCGACGTCGTCCCCACGGTGCTGGAGTGTCTGGATATCGACGCCCCCGACGAAATAAAGGGCGTCCCCCAATCACCCATCGAGGGAACGAGCTTCGCCTACTCCTTCGAAGAACCGGACGCCCCGGAACGGCACACCACCCAGTACTTCGAGATGTTCGCCACCCGGGCGATCTATCACGACGGGTGGCGCGCGGTCCACCCGTGGGAGTTCAACAAACCGATCACCACTGAAGACCTCTCGGCGACGAGTCTCGAAGACTCCGGCTGGGAGCTCTACCACGTCGCCGAGGACTTCTCGGAGGCACACGACGTGAGCGACGAACACCCCGAGAAGCTCCTCGAACTCATCCAGTTGTGGTGGACCGAAGCCGGCAAACACGACGTGTTGCCGCTCGACGGTCGTGGCACGCAGCGCTTCGCCGAGGAACGCCCCGAGCCCGGCAGGCCCCGTGACACGTACGTCTACTACCCCGGGGGCCAGCCCATTCCGGAGAACGCCGCGGTCAAGGTACTCAACCGGGATCACAGCATTACCGCCGACCTGACGACAGCCGACGGCGAGGATGAGGGGGTCCTCATCGCCAACGGCTCCCGGTCGGGCGGCTACTCGCTGTACGTCATGGACGGTCAACTCCGCTACGTCCACAACTACGTCGGCAAGGAGGAGTACGAGGTGATCGCGGACGAACCGCTTCCCGAAGGCGAGGTTTCGGTCCGGATGGAGTTCGAGACGACCGGCGACCTTGACCTCGAAAACGGCGAGGGCCGGCCGGGAACGGTTCGGCTCTACTACGGCGACGAACAGGTCGGCGAGGGCGAGATTCCCGTGACGATTCCGATAACGACGGGCCTGACCGCGGGGTTGAGCTGTGGTCGCGACGCGACCAACGCCGTCTCTGATGTCTACCGTGACCGAGCCCCGTTCGCGTTCACGGGCGACCTCGATCGGGTGACCGTCGACGTGAGCGGCGACGCGGTCGTCCACCACGAGGCCGAGATGGATCGCATCATGGCCCGGGAGTGA
- a CDS encoding cation:proton antiporter, giving the protein MVALEEQLVTLLYLLAIAAVVGLLTERSARIQYTNGLLIAGIAVSAVGSPIQFELTPEFILLVLLPALIFEDAVTIDVAAFRENLVAILALAIVGLLLSIAVVAVVGPIVFGFSVAVAILFGAIVMPTDPVSVLAVFEELGVPEQLGIVVEGESLLNDGVSIVVYSVVLTAFLETESPSVPPSDLFTSREFLVTVGVGIVVAVVGGILVGAVAGYVAAELVAASDDEMTAVVVSLLLAYGVYVLLDTLGTSGVIGTLAAGMVFASRANRTAMAPETHATVGTTWSVAGFLANTALFVAIGIVTPWPLLVEYGPEIVAAIVLVFFSRAIVIYPLVGVLNRFLATRIPRSYQHVLTWSGIHASVSIALVLDVGEVLPEPLTEQLYALVFGVAAFTLLVNGQTMGGLVDRLGINE; this is encoded by the coding sequence ATGGTAGCACTCGAAGAGCAGTTGGTTACACTGCTCTACCTGCTCGCCATCGCCGCTGTCGTTGGATTGCTGACCGAGCGGTCCGCGCGAATACAGTACACGAACGGTCTTCTCATCGCGGGGATCGCCGTTTCGGCCGTCGGATCGCCGATCCAGTTCGAACTCACTCCGGAGTTCATCCTGCTCGTCTTGCTTCCGGCACTCATCTTCGAGGACGCGGTCACCATCGACGTCGCGGCGTTTCGGGAGAACCTCGTCGCCATTCTCGCGCTCGCGATCGTGGGTCTTCTCCTCTCGATCGCCGTCGTCGCCGTCGTCGGACCGATCGTTTTCGGCTTCTCGGTGGCCGTCGCCATCCTCTTCGGTGCGATCGTGATGCCGACGGACCCCGTCTCGGTTCTCGCTGTGTTCGAGGAACTCGGTGTCCCCGAACAACTCGGCATCGTCGTCGAAGGCGAGAGTCTCCTGAACGACGGTGTCTCCATCGTCGTCTACTCCGTCGTGCTGACCGCTTTCCTCGAAACGGAGTCCCCATCGGTACCCCCGAGTGACCTGTTCACGAGTCGAGAGTTCCTCGTCACCGTCGGTGTGGGTATCGTCGTCGCCGTCGTGGGAGGTATCCTCGTCGGTGCCGTTGCAGGGTACGTCGCTGCCGAACTCGTCGCGGCGAGCGACGACGAGATGACCGCAGTGGTCGTCTCGCTGTTGCTCGCCTACGGCGTTTACGTCCTCCTCGACACGCTGGGGACCAGTGGCGTCATCGGGACGCTCGCTGCCGGCATGGTTTTCGCGTCCCGCGCAAACCGGACCGCGATGGCCCCGGAGACGCACGCGACCGTCGGGACGACGTGGTCGGTCGCGGGGTTCCTCGCGAACACGGCGCTGTTCGTGGCGATCGGTATCGTCACACCCTGGCCGCTCCTCGTCGAGTACGGCCCGGAGATCGTCGCCGCCATCGTCCTCGTCTTTTTCTCCCGAGCCATCGTTATCTACCCGCTGGTCGGCGTTCTCAACCGATTTCTCGCCACGAGAATTCCCCGCTCCTATCAGCACGTCCTGACGTGGAGCGGGATTCACGCATCGGTCTCGATCGCACTGGTGCTTGACGTCGGAGAGGTGCTCCCCGAGCCACTCACCGAACAGCTCTACGCGCTCGTCTTCGGTGTGGCCGCGTTCACGCTGCTCGTCAACGGGCAGACGATGGGCGGACTCGTCGATAGACTCGGAATCAACGAATAG
- a CDS encoding (R)-mandelonitrile lyase: MHITNGCSQSATKGPDEYFTGNARIDSLFDPQDEARAATATVSFDPGARTAWHTHPLGQRLIVTSGCGLVQREGGEIEQIRAGDVVWFPPDEKHWHGATSDNAMTHIAIQEEQDGETVTWLEHVTDEEYHPGSES, encoded by the coding sequence ATGCATATCACCAACGGTTGCTCGCAATCCGCCACTAAAGGACCCGACGAATACTTCACCGGAAACGCTCGGATCGACTCCCTGTTTGACCCGCAAGATGAAGCCCGTGCAGCGACGGCGACCGTCTCATTCGACCCGGGGGCTCGCACTGCGTGGCACACCCACCCACTCGGCCAGCGGCTAATCGTGACGAGTGGTTGCGGTCTCGTGCAACGCGAGGGCGGAGAAATCGAACAGATCCGTGCGGGCGACGTGGTCTGGTTCCCGCCGGACGAGAAACACTGGCACGGCGCGACGTCGGACAACGCGATGACTCATATCGCCATTCAGGAGGAACAGGACGGAGAAACCGTCACCTGGCTCGAACACGTCACCGACGAGGAGTACCACCCGGGGTCAGAGAGCTAA
- a CDS encoding helix-turn-helix domain-containing protein — MTITTEFRLRSSVLPLVSIPETLPPDEIVCSHSLCIEPNAQVFIVEINAEDDVSDAQLAALDEVVSVTPFGERDDTIVYKLTVELDDSIAPAFDPERFESVKMKSTLITSEGWHETKEFPDYETFHDFHTTFENHGISLDLVSITPEPSSSNDPTGDGLTDRQREALELAVSRGYYESPRQVSAAELAEVLDISQPSLSNLLRRGERQLLTSSLEIQQPLNTLSR; from the coding sequence ATGACCATCACGACGGAATTCCGACTTCGGTCATCCGTTCTCCCGCTCGTCAGCATCCCGGAGACGCTCCCACCAGACGAAATCGTGTGCTCTCACTCCCTCTGTATCGAGCCAAACGCGCAGGTGTTTATCGTTGAAATCAACGCTGAGGATGACGTCTCCGACGCGCAACTCGCAGCACTTGATGAGGTCGTATCGGTGACGCCGTTCGGCGAGCGGGACGATACAATTGTCTACAAGCTCACGGTAGAACTCGATGACTCGATCGCCCCGGCCTTCGATCCTGAACGCTTCGAGAGCGTGAAGATGAAATCGACGCTGATCACGTCCGAGGGCTGGCACGAAACGAAGGAATTCCCAGACTACGAGACGTTCCACGACTTCCATACTACATTTGAGAACCACGGAATCTCGCTCGACCTCGTCTCCATTACGCCCGAGCCCTCCTCCTCCAACGACCCAACAGGAGATGGACTCACTGACCGTCAGCGAGAGGCCTTGGAACTCGCAGTCTCGCGTGGCTACTACGAGAGCCCACGCCAAGTGTCGGCAGCAGAACTTGCCGAGGTGTTAGACATCTCCCAACCGTCCCTGTCGAATCTCCTCCGACGTGGCGAGCGCCAGCTCCTCACCTCCTCACTCGAGATACAGCAGCCTTTAAACACCCTTTCTAGATAG
- a CDS encoding HdeD family acid-resistance protein, which translates to MSTETNRKSPPFTGSWQVLAGVGVLVSVLGIIAIFSPFVTGIALSPILGVLLVIGGISHAVHVFSAEGTRRFIWQALLAVAYVVSGIALIANPILGLLTLTLLLAVFFVIEGLIEIVMGVRLRPASGWGWLLASGVIGIVAGALVWAGWPISALWVVGLVFGIKLLSTGATMIVLAMGSRKATRDTTSSGTTSRSA; encoded by the coding sequence ATGAGTACAGAAACCAACAGAAAAAGCCCACCATTCACTGGCAGCTGGCAAGTACTAGCGGGCGTCGGAGTGCTTGTGTCGGTGTTGGGGATCATCGCGATCTTCTCGCCGTTCGTGACCGGCATCGCCCTCTCGCCGATACTCGGTGTATTGCTCGTCATTGGTGGCATCAGCCACGCTGTTCACGTCTTCTCTGCCGAGGGAACGAGACGTTTCATCTGGCAGGCCTTGCTCGCGGTGGCCTACGTCGTCAGCGGCATCGCGTTGATAGCGAACCCGATCCTCGGGTTGCTGACGCTCACGCTCCTGCTGGCAGTGTTTTTCGTCATCGAGGGTCTCATCGAGATCGTGATGGGAGTGCGGCTCCGTCCGGCGTCCGGGTGGGGCTGGCTGCTCGCCAGCGGCGTCATCGGCATCGTCGCCGGCGCGCTGGTCTGGGCCGGGTGGCCGATCAGTGCGCTGTGGGTGGTCGGCCTCGTCTTCGGGATCAAACTGCTCAGCACGGGGGCGACAATGATCGTGTTGGCCATGGGGAGCCGCAAAGCCACACGCGACACCACATCGTCTGGCACGACGTCTCGCAGTGCCTGA
- a CDS encoding YbjQ family protein: MAEVVITTTDGLDGTEITEYLGVVSGEAIIGANVVSDVFAGVRDVVGGRSRSYEKKVAKGRKEALRDIEAEAEDLGADAVVGAAFDYEEMSEGMLWVNLSGTAVKTR; encoded by the coding sequence ATGGCAGAAGTTGTCATTACGACTACGGACGGACTCGACGGAACGGAGATCACCGAGTATCTCGGCGTCGTTTCGGGCGAGGCGATCATCGGCGCGAACGTCGTGAGCGATGTTTTCGCCGGCGTTCGCGACGTCGTTGGTGGGCGAAGCAGATCCTACGAGAAGAAAGTCGCCAAAGGTCGCAAGGAGGCACTTAGGGACATCGAAGCCGAAGCGGAGGATCTCGGTGCGGACGCCGTCGTCGGTGCTGCCTTCGATTACGAGGAGATGTCCGAAGGAATGTTGTGGGTCAATCTATCGGGAACCGCAGTGAAGACTCGGTAA
- the menE gene encoding o-succinylbenzoate--CoA ligase gives MNDVLAHRARATPDATALIDAGSGREWSYAKLDAAVDRTAGRLAELGIDPGDHLGCLLDTRPAAVRLLHAALRLGCVLAPLNTRLTPSELGGRIERADLAGLICEADTEANAVEASEVPIASVNDTERTEVTTLIDVETAEFEPTTWSRDDPCLMLATSGTTGRPKLVVLTVGNLVASAVASAFRLGVLPDDRWLSPLSVYHMGGLAPIVRSALYGTTTVLVGNDGTGFDTAATHHALAEHDCTGVSLVPTMLRRLLDAGDLPDSLRFVLLGGAPASTGLIERCERRNVPVHPTYGMTETTSQVATARPDEAFAHSGTVGQPLVGTDVAVIDAAGERVAPGETGEIAVSGPTVFASYYDDPDATAAAVSEHGFHTGDVGYRDTEGRLWVTGRLDEQIVTGGENVDPEVVADALRAHSAVDDAAVVGLDDPEWGERVGALVVADDDLDAETLRTHCRERLAGFEIPRTIAFVDSLPRTASGTVERDVVRETLR, from the coding sequence ATGAACGACGTTCTCGCCCACCGCGCCCGCGCGACGCCCGACGCGACCGCACTGATCGACGCCGGTTCCGGCCGGGAGTGGAGCTACGCGAAACTCGATGCGGCGGTCGATCGGACTGCAGGCCGCCTCGCGGAACTGGGAATCGATCCAGGCGACCATCTCGGCTGTCTTCTCGACACTCGTCCCGCCGCCGTCCGGCTGCTCCACGCCGCGCTGCGCCTCGGTTGCGTGCTCGCTCCGTTGAACACCCGACTGACCCCGAGCGAGCTTGGTGGGCGGATCGAACGTGCCGACCTCGCTGGTCTGATTTGCGAGGCCGACACCGAGGCGAACGCTGTTGAGGCGAGTGAAGTTCCAATCGCGTCGGTCAATGACACGGAACGCACCGAGGTCACGACGCTCATCGATGTCGAAACGGCCGAGTTCGAACCGACCACGTGGTCTCGCGACGATCCATGTCTCATGCTCGCTACGTCGGGCACGACCGGCCGGCCGAAGCTCGTCGTGCTGACGGTCGGGAACCTGGTCGCGAGCGCGGTCGCCTCGGCGTTCCGGCTCGGCGTCCTGCCCGACGACCGGTGGCTGAGCCCGCTGTCGGTCTACCACATGGGCGGACTCGCGCCGATCGTCCGTTCCGCGCTCTACGGAACGACGACCGTTCTCGTCGGCAATGACGGAACGGGCTTCGACACCGCAGCAACTCACCACGCGCTCGCCGAGCACGACTGCACCGGCGTCTCGCTCGTCCCGACCATGCTCCGGCGACTGCTCGACGCTGGCGATCTCCCCGACTCGCTCCGGTTCGTCCTGCTCGGCGGTGCGCCGGCTTCGACAGGTCTCATCGAGCGGTGTGAGCGCCGAAACGTTCCAGTTCATCCGACCTACGGGATGACCGAGACGACCTCCCAGGTCGCCACCGCTCGCCCGGACGAAGCGTTCGCCCACTCGGGCACCGTCGGTCAGCCGCTCGTCGGGACCGACGTCGCCGTGATCGACGCCGCAGGAGAACGCGTCGCTCCGGGCGAAACAGGTGAGATTGCCGTCTCAGGGCCGACAGTGTTCGCGAGCTACTACGACGACCCCGACGCCACCGCGGCAGCGGTTTCCGAACACGGCTTTCACACCGGCGATGTCGGTTATCGCGACACCGAGGGGCGACTGTGGGTCACGGGCCGACTCGATGAACAGATCGTCACCGGCGGGGAGAACGTCGATCCCGAGGTGGTCGCCGACGCGCTCCGCGCCCATTCAGCCGTGGACGACGCGGCGGTCGTGGGCCTCGACGACCCCGAGTGGGGCGAGCGGGTCGGCGCACTCGTCGTCGCCGACGACGATCTCGATGCCGAGACGCTACGAACTCACTGCCGGGAGCGTCTCGCCGGCTTCGAGATCCCGCGGACGATCGCGTTCGTCGATTCGCTTCCGCGGACGGCCTCCGGCACCGTGGAGCGCGATGTGGTTCGCGAGACTCTCCGTTAG
- the menC gene encoding o-succinylbenzoate synthase has product MRIERFSLALATPLATARGTIDAREGFLVFVDVDGIRGVGEATPLPGWTESIDECRDALGRARRAVATDGWDAALATLDDGAPAARHGLALALCDARSRAAGVPLYRHLGGEHTERVPVNATVGDGTVEETADEAARAVEQGFSTLKVKVGAREVAEDVARLDAVRNAVGDETELRADANGAWSREEAGMALDTFADLDVAFVEQPLAPDDLAGHATLRGGAVGIALDESFAEHAVETVLTADVADVLVVKPMVLGGPDRAREAALRAREAGLDAVVTTTIDGALARTGAVHVAASLSDPPACGLATADRLAEDLVSDPAPVMDGEVCVPQDPGSAPEPPNREVR; this is encoded by the coding sequence ATGAGGATCGAGCGGTTCTCGCTCGCACTCGCTACACCGCTCGCGACCGCCCGCGGCACTATCGACGCCCGCGAGGGGTTTCTCGTATTCGTCGATGTGGATGGCATCCGCGGTGTCGGCGAGGCGACGCCGTTGCCCGGCTGGACCGAATCGATCGACGAATGCCGCGACGCGCTCGGTCGTGCTCGACGAGCCGTTGCAACCGACGGCTGGGACGCTGCGCTCGCAACGCTCGACGACGGTGCTCCGGCGGCCCGTCACGGACTCGCACTCGCGCTCTGCGACGCACGATCACGGGCCGCTGGCGTTCCGCTGTACCGCCATCTCGGTGGCGAACATACGGAACGAGTTCCCGTCAATGCGACCGTTGGCGATGGAACGGTTGAAGAAACCGCCGACGAGGCGGCTCGGGCGGTCGAGCAGGGGTTCTCGACGCTCAAGGTCAAGGTCGGTGCACGCGAGGTCGCCGAGGATGTCGCTCGGCTTGACGCGGTCCGAAACGCGGTCGGCGACGAGACCGAGCTGCGCGCCGATGCGAACGGCGCGTGGAGTCGCGAAGAAGCGGGGATGGCGCTCGACACGTTCGCCGATCTCGACGTGGCGTTCGTCGAACAGCCGCTCGCCCCGGACGACCTCGCCGGCCACGCCACGCTCCGCGGGGGGGCGGTCGGTATCGCACTCGACGAGTCGTTCGCCGAACACGCCGTCGAGACTGTGCTGACTGCGGACGTGGCGGACGTACTCGTCGTGAAACCGATGGTGCTCGGTGGACCGGATCGTGCGAGGGAGGCCGCGCTGCGCGCCCGTGAGGCCGGCCTCGACGCGGTGGTCACCACGACGATCGACGGCGCGCTCGCGCGGACGGGGGCGGTCCACGTCGCCGCGAGTCTTTCCGATCCGCCGGCGTGCGGCCTCGCGACCGCCGACCGGCTCGCTGAGGATCTCGTTTCGGATCCTGCACCGGTCATGGACGGCGAGGTGTGCGTTCCACAGGACCCCGGTTCCGCCCCGGAGCCACCGAACCGGGAGGTCCGATGA
- a CDS encoding 1,4-dihydroxy-2-naphthoate polyprenyltransferase, giving the protein MSTQEVSRRQAWVMAARPQTLPAAAAPVIVGTGLALGTGAFAPLPAFAALIGALLIQIGTNFANDYYDAKSGVDSDDREGFTRVTQSGLIAPAEVRWAMIATFALSILVGTYLVYVGGLPIVVIGLASVAAGVLYAGGPYPLGSYGLGDLFVFVFFGLVAVTGTYYVQAAAAASPFPLTPPPGTLPLAAVVASLPAAALSTNILVVNNVRDLETDRAAGKRSLAVLIGYRWSRVEFLLMLGMAYTVPIVFWLVDGNLAVLAPLLTLPYAARIARTVLTRTDGTALNPALEHVGKLLAAHSALFAIGLALPGVLA; this is encoded by the coding sequence ATGAGTACGCAGGAGGTTTCACGGCGGCAAGCGTGGGTGATGGCCGCTCGTCCACAGACGCTGCCGGCGGCCGCCGCGCCGGTGATCGTCGGCACCGGACTCGCGCTCGGGACGGGTGCGTTCGCCCCGCTGCCCGCGTTCGCGGCGCTGATCGGCGCACTCTTGATCCAGATCGGGACGAACTTCGCCAATGACTACTACGACGCCAAATCCGGGGTCGACTCCGACGACCGCGAGGGGTTTACCAGGGTCACTCAGTCCGGACTGATCGCCCCCGCGGAGGTCAGGTGGGCGATGATCGCGACCTTCGCGCTCTCGATCCTCGTCGGCACCTATCTCGTCTATGTTGGCGGCCTCCCGATCGTCGTGATCGGCCTCGCGAGCGTCGCCGCAGGCGTCCTCTACGCCGGCGGCCCCTACCCGCTCGGCTCCTACGGACTCGGCGATCTGTTCGTGTTCGTCTTCTTCGGTCTCGTTGCGGTTACCGGCACCTACTACGTCCAAGCGGCCGCCGCCGCTTCGCCCTTTCCGCTCACACCACCACCCGGAACGCTGCCGCTCGCGGCCGTGGTGGCGAGCCTCCCGGCCGCGGCGCTCTCGACGAACATCCTCGTCGTCAACAACGTCCGTGATCTCGAAACCGACCGGGCCGCTGGCAAGCGCTCGCTCGCGGTCTTGATCGGCTACCGGTGGAGCCGGGTCGAGTTCCTCCTCATGTTGGGGATGGCGTACACCGTCCCGATCGTCTTCTGGCTCGTCGATGGCAATCTTGCGGTGCTCGCCCCACTTCTCACGTTGCCATACGCCGCACGGATCGCTCGGACAGTGCTGACCAGAACCGACGGGACAGCACTCAACCCCGCGCTCGAACACGTAGGAAAACTACTCGCTGCTCACTCCGCCCTGTTCGCGATCGGTCTCGCCCTCCCGGGAGTGCTCGCATGA